In a single window of the Maniola jurtina chromosome 4, ilManJurt1.1, whole genome shotgun sequence genome:
- the LOC123864136 gene encoding uncharacterized protein LOC123864136 isoform X3 has translation MAEEKELIKRRASYKGRLTAFSNYLNSLNDSLSQSQLNELQLRVGKIEALYQFYDEIQTKLECLVDDMSVQLAERNEFETLYFSLVSKSQQKLAKQSKDSDNFSNHSSSATNNHNLVKLPTIQLPKFSGSYENWLEFHDTFTSLIHCNDNIDNINKFHYLRACLEGTAAVVIKSIDFSADNYSVAWSLLCQRFDNKRLLIQNHVTALFNIDSISKESSQSLKRLVDQVNKNLRALESLGQSVDNWDVLLIHILTHKLDTKTFREWEEHKSRLDKEMPITLSSFTEFIKIRADLLETLELSRNHHSLMKHNTNNQQKVKSMVCSTSPSRSSLGTTSSDSSPSSSPSKKCPKCFGDHFLSNCSQFLDLSVEQRRFSTRLW, from the exons ATGGCCGAGGAAAAGGAGCTAATTAAGAGACGGGCCAGTTATAAAGGACGGTTAACAGCCTTCTCTAATTATCTAAATAGTTTGAACGACTCATTAAGTCAAAGTCAGCTGAATGAGCTGCagttacgagtaggtaagaTTGAAGCCCTATATCAATTCTATGATGAAATTCAAACCAAGTTGGAATGTTTGGTGGACGACATGTCAGTGCAGTTAGCAGAAAGAAATGAATTTGAAACTTTATATTTCTCTTTAGTTTCAAAGTCACAACAAAAATTAGCCAAACAGTCAAAGGATAGTGACAATTTTAGTAATCATTCTTCGTCAGCCACCAACAATCACAACTTAGTTAAGTTGCCTACTATTCAACTGCCAAAGTTTAGTGGTTCATATGAGAACTGGTTAGAGTTTCATGACACCTTTACAAGCCTCATTCATTGCAATGataatatagataatataaacaaatttCACTACTTAAGAGCTTGTTTAGAAGGGACTGCAGCCGTCGTCATAAAGTCTATTGACTTCTCTGCTGATAATTACTCTGTAGCCTGGAGCCTACTTTGTCAACGATTTGACAACAAGAGGTTATTAATTCAAAATCATGTTACAGCACTGTTTAATATTGATTCTATTAGTAAAGAGTCGTCTCAATCGTTAAAGCGTCTTGTTGATCAGGTAAATAAAAACCTGCGAGCCTTAGAGTCATTAGGTCAATCTGTAGATAATTGGGATGTACTATTAATACACATATTAACTCACAAGCTAGATACTAAAACTTTTAGAGAATGGGAAGAACATAAAAGTCGGTTGGATAAAGAAATGCCTATTACGTTGAGTTCATTCAcggaatttattaaaatacggGCAGATTTACTTGAAACTTTAGAATTGTCTCGCAATCATCATTCATTAATGAAACATAATACTAACAATCAGCAGAAAGTCAAAAGCATGGTGTGCAGCACTTCGCCATCAAGGTCCAGCTTAGGCACCACTTCAAGTGACTCGTCTCCATCCAGTTCGCCATCCAAGAAGTGCCCTAAGTGTTTTGGTGATCATTTCTTGAGCAACTGTTCCCAATTTTTGGATCTCAGCGTTGAGCAAAG ACGCTTCTCAACTCGCCTATGGTAG
- the LOC123864136 gene encoding uncharacterized protein LOC123864136 isoform X2, with protein MAEEKELIKRRASYKGRLTAFSNYLNSLNDSLSQSQLNELQLRVGKIEALYQFYDEIQTKLECLVDDMSVQLAERNEFETLYFSLVSKSQQKLAKQSKDSDNFSNHSSSATNNHNLVKLPTIQLPKFSGSYENWLEFHDTFTSLIHCNDNIDNINKFHYLRACLEGTAAVVIKSIDFSADNYSVAWSLLCQRFDNKRLLIQNHVTALFNIDSISKESSQSLKRLVDQVNKNLRALESLGQSVDNWDVLLIHILTHKLDTKTFREWEEHKSRLDKEMPITLSSFTEFIKIRADLLETLELSRNHHSLMKHNTNNQQKVKSMVCSTSPSRSSLGTTSSDSSPSSSPSKKCPKCFGDHFLSNCSQFLDLSVEQRFSKNHPWSWQADFVGDKIWMGRCRPSQLCIKMFIIP; from the exons ATGGCCGAGGAAAAGGAGCTAATTAAGAGACGGGCCAGTTATAAAGGACGGTTAACAGCCTTCTCTAATTATCTAAATAGTTTGAACGACTCATTAAGTCAAAGTCAGCTGAATGAGCTGCagttacgagtaggtaagaTTGAAGCCCTATATCAATTCTATGATGAAATTCAAACCAAGTTGGAATGTTTGGTGGACGACATGTCAGTGCAGTTAGCAGAAAGAAATGAATTTGAAACTTTATATTTCTCTTTAGTTTCAAAGTCACAACAAAAATTAGCCAAACAGTCAAAGGATAGTGACAATTTTAGTAATCATTCTTCGTCAGCCACCAACAATCACAACTTAGTTAAGTTGCCTACTATTCAACTGCCAAAGTTTAGTGGTTCATATGAGAACTGGTTAGAGTTTCATGACACCTTTACAAGCCTCATTCATTGCAATGataatatagataatataaacaaatttCACTACTTAAGAGCTTGTTTAGAAGGGACTGCAGCCGTCGTCATAAAGTCTATTGACTTCTCTGCTGATAATTACTCTGTAGCCTGGAGCCTACTTTGTCAACGATTTGACAACAAGAGGTTATTAATTCAAAATCATGTTACAGCACTGTTTAATATTGATTCTATTAGTAAAGAGTCGTCTCAATCGTTAAAGCGTCTTGTTGATCAGGTAAATAAAAACCTGCGAGCCTTAGAGTCATTAGGTCAATCTGTAGATAATTGGGATGTACTATTAATACACATATTAACTCACAAGCTAGATACTAAAACTTTTAGAGAATGGGAAGAACATAAAAGTCGGTTGGATAAAGAAATGCCTATTACGTTGAGTTCATTCAcggaatttattaaaatacggGCAGATTTACTTGAAACTTTAGAATTGTCTCGCAATCATCATTCATTAATGAAACATAATACTAACAATCAGCAGAAAGTCAAAAGCATGGTGTGCAGCACTTCGCCATCAAGGTCCAGCTTAGGCACCACTTCAAGTGACTCGTCTCCATCCAGTTCGCCATCCAAGAAGTGCCCTAAGTGTTTTGGTGATCATTTCTTGAGCAACTGTTCCCAATTTTTGGATCTCAGCGTTGAGCAAAG GTTCTCAAAAAATCATCCTTGGTCGTGGCAAGCCGATTTTGTGGGAGACAAGATTTGGATGGGTCGTTGCCGGCCCAGTCAGCTATGTATCAAAATGTTTATTATCCCCTAG
- the LOC123864136 gene encoding uncharacterized protein LOC123864136 isoform X1, whose translation MIVLGWLKMLPIKLQPFVRNRVAEILEVSGKAAWRHVPTDLNPADLISRGLDPALMQACSLWWSGPEFLKQDENQWPSNPEYNNSKSLPETKEVTLHTNVEPTQSLIDFSRFSNFSRLNRAIAYALKFINKCKKQTCDEFLTSSDLQNALNLIIKISQMESFSEYQLLKNDKKLPKNSTLNKFNVFLDENQLMRVGGRLDNSDFSYDKKHPIILQSSHPVTRLLFKHEHKRLMHAGPQLLLASIRETYWPIGGRNLAKLCYRNCVRCNRMRGKVVPPLMGNLPSKRVQAGGYPFENVGIDYAGPILSASRQGRGCRLVKVYIVIFVCFATKAMHIELVGDLTSNNFLSAARRFMSRRGKSKNWYTDNGSSFIGAFNEISKFLKSNCSSLSEDIANEGVNFHFLAPYAAHQGGLWEAGVKSVKFHLQRVLGNCHLTYEELNTVLVQIEAILNSRPLTPLSTEPDDLMPLTPGHFIIGRPLTSLPAPNYVNSATSQLTRYQRLEQLRQHFWARWSKEYIAELQKRGKWRTGQGALKVNGLVLLKDDQLPPLKWKLGRIVTLYPGADGISRVADIRTSTGIVRRAFSKICPLPDHEMSC comes from the coding sequence ATGATTGTTCTAGGCTGGCTGAAAATGTTGCCAATTAAATTACAGCCTTTTGTTAGGAACCGAGTCGCGGAAATTCTGGAAGTTTCGGGTAAAGCTGCCTGGCGTCATGTTCCGACTGATTTAAATCCAGCGGACCTTATATCGCGTGGTTTAGACCCAGCCTTAATGCAGGCTTGTAGCTTGTGGTGGTCCGGTCCTGAGTTTCTAAAACAAGATGAAAATCAGTGGCCATCAAATCCCGagtataataattcaaaatcacTTCCTGAAACTAAAGAAGTCACGTTACATACAAACGTTGAACCTACTCAAAGTTTGATTGATTTTAGtcgtttttcaaatttttcacgTTTGAACCGAGCGATTGCATATGCTCttaaattcattaataaatgtaaaaaacaaACTTGTGATGAATTCTTAACAAGCAGTGACTTACAAAAtgcattaaatttaattattaaaatttctcAAATGGAGTCTTTTTCAGAGTATCAATTATTAAAGAATGACAAAAAGCTGCCTAAAAATAgcactttaaataaatttaacgtCTTTCTAGATGAAAACCAATTGATGCGCGTAGGTGGTCGTTTAGATAATTCAGATTTTTCTTATGATAAGAAACACCCAATCATTCTTCAGTCCTCACATCCTGTTACTAGGTTGTTATTTAAGCACGAGCATAAACGACTTATGCACGCAGGGCCACAACTGTTATTGGCTTCTATTCGCGAAACCTACTGGCCTATTGGTGGTCGCAACTTAGCAAAGCTTTGCTATCGTAATTGCGTTCGGTGTAATCGTATGAGAGGCAAGGTAGTTCCGCCTTTAATGGGAAACCTTCCATCAAAACGGGTACAGGCAGGTGGTTACCCATTTGAAAACGTCGGCATTGACTATGCAGGGCCAATTTTATCGGCTAGTCGTCAAGGCAGAGGCTGTAGACTTGTAAAGGTGTACATTgtgatttttgtatgttttgctACGAAAGCAATGCATATTGAATTAGTAGGTGACCTAACTAGTAATAATTTTCTTTCTGCGGCCCGGCGTTTTATGAGTCGccgtggaaaatcaaagaattggTATACTGATAATGGCTCTTCATTTATCGGCGCATTTAATGaaattagtaaatttttaaaaagtaactGCAGCTCATTGTCAGAAGACATTGCCAATGAGGGTGTCAATTTTCATTTTCTGGCTCCATATGCTGCTCACCAAGGTGGCCTTTGGGAGGCGGGCGTTAAGTCTGTCAAATTTCACTTACAACGCGTATTGGGTAATTGCCATTTAACGTACGAGGAACTTAATACTGTGTTAGTTCAGATAGAAGCAATCCTCAACTCGCGCCCGCTTACACCGTTATCTACGGAACCTGACGATCTGATGCCGTTGACACCTGGCCACTTCATCATCGGCCGACCTCTTACGTCGTTGCCAGCACCAAACTATGTGAACAGCGCCACATCACAGTTAACAAGGTACCAAAGATTGGAGCAGCTTCGCCAACACTTTTGGGCTCGGTGGAGCAAGGAATATATTGCCGAATTACAAAAGCGAGGAAAATGGCGCACTGGTCAAGGAGCCCTCAAAGTGAACGGCCTTGTATTATTAAAGGATGACCAGTTACCGCCTCTAAAATGGAAATTGGGGCGCATAGTTACCTTATATCCTGGTGCTGATGGCATAAGCAGAGTGGCAGATATAAGAACATCTACTGGGATAGTACGTCGTGCTTTTAGTAAGATATGTCCATTACCAGATCACGAAATGTCCTGTTGA